A region of Oncorhynchus kisutch isolate 150728-3 linkage group LG29, Okis_V2, whole genome shotgun sequence DNA encodes the following proteins:
- the LOC109873839 gene encoding epidermal growth factor-like protein 7, with amino-acid sequence MYQTILLSSSLFLLHVAATPQFHGHHGRRVCGRDVRHSSVVTMTESFVQPVHKPYITLCQGHRFCSTYKTVYRVAYRQVTRAPPLSHSYPECCPGWRQLHSHNCNQAVCVQSCMNGGTCLRPNHCACPLGWIGRHCQTDVDECSEQQPCSHKCVNMAGSYRCVCREGYRLARDRHSCESLPPPPPPPPAPPASPTHPSQAATNDYRPPSSDTGGRVTEEVQSLKNRVELLEQKLQLVLAPFTSLFPMSLDEGVSEKTSFLSHSFQQLDRIDSLSEQIGFLEERLGTCSCQEN; translated from the exons ATGTACCAAAcaatcctcctctcttcctctctcttcctcctccatgtCGCGGCCACTCCACAGTTCCACGGTCATCACGG GAGGAGGGTTTGTGGCAGAGATGTCCGTCACAGCAGTGTAGTCACGATGACAGAGTCGTTCGTCCAGCCCGTTCACAAGCCCTACATCACCCTGTGTCAGGGGCACCGCTTCTGCAGCACCTACAA GACAGTGTACAGGGTGGCCTACCGTCAGGTGACCAGAGCGCCGCCACTCTcacactcttatccagaatgCTGCCCGGGCTGGCGACAACTCCACTCACACAACTGTAACCAAG CGGTGTGTGTCCAGTCCTGTATGAACGGAGGAACGTGTTTAAGACCCAACCACTGTGCCTGTCCTCTGGGCTGGATAGGACGACACTGCCAAACAg ATGTGGATGAGTGCAGTGAGCAGCAGCCCTGTTCTCATAAGTGTGTGAACATGGCAGGCAGCTACCGGTGTGTTTGTAGAGAGGGCTACAGGCTGGCAAGAGACAGACACTCCTGTGagagccttcctcctcctcctcctccacctcctgccCCTCCCGCCTCTCCCACCCACCCCAGCCAGGCAGCAACAAATGATTACAGACCCCCCTCCAGTGATACAG GTGGAAGGGTCACAGAAGAGGTACAGAGCCTGAAGAACAGAGTAGAGCTGCTCGAGCAG AAGCTCCAGTTGGTCCTAGCCCCCTTCACCAGTCTGTTCCCCATGTCGCTGGACGAGGGCGTGTCTGAGAAGACCAGCTTCCTGTCTCACTCCTTCCAGCAGCTGGACCGCATCGACTCGCTCAGCGAACAAATCGGCTTCCTCGAGGAACGCCTCGGTACCT GTTCCTGCCAGGAAAATTAG